A DNA window from Chiroxiphia lanceolata isolate bChiLan1 chromosome 6, bChiLan1.pri, whole genome shotgun sequence contains the following coding sequences:
- the ZDHHC5 gene encoding palmitoyltransferase ZDHHC5 produces the protein MPAASGKRFKPSKYVPVSAAAIFLVGATTLFFAFTCPGLSLYVSPIIPAYNAVVFLFVLANFSMATFMDPGIFPRAEEDEDKEDDFRAPLYKTVEIKGIQVRMKWCATCRFYRPPRCSHCSVCDNCVEEFDHHCPWVNNCIGRRNYRYFFLFLLSLTTHIMGVFGFGLLYVLYQVEELSGVRMAVTMVVMCVAGLFFIPVAGLTGFHVVLVARGRTTNEQVTGKFRGGVNPFTNGCCKNVSRVLCSSPAPRYLGRPKAEQTVLVRPPFLRPEVSDGQITVKIMDNGIQTELKRTKSKGSLEVTESQSADAEPPPPPKPDLSRYTGLRTHLTLATTEDSSLLGKDSPPTPTMYKYRPGYSSSSSSAALPHSTSAKLSRVNSLKEPNSICESGHKPSYRSEPSLEPESFRSPTFGKSFHFDPLSSGSRSSSLKSAQGTGFETGHLQSIRSEGTTSTSYKSLVNQTRNGSLSYDSLLTPSDSPDFESVQAGPEPDPPVGYTSPFLSARIAQQRETDLHGRFTGAASPKHAAPREPSPVRYDNLSRHIVASIQEREKLLQQPPAPGREEDAGLADSGIQSTPASSNAPRTSSSSDDSKRSPLGKNPLTRPALPRFGKPEPPPALRVRSLGSPDQPAAPHLGKSVSYSSQKTASQAGGPETEEVALQPLLAPKDEVQMRTAYSKSNGQPKSLGSAPPGPVPLSSPTRGGVKKVSGVGGTTYEISV, from the exons GTGCCCGGGGCTCAGTCTCTACGTCTCCCCCATCATCCCCGCCTACAATGCCGTCGTCTTCCTCTTTGTGCTCGCCAACTTCAGCATGGCCACCTTCATGGACCCGGGCATATTCCCACGAG CTGAGGAGGACGAGGACAAGGAGGACGATTTCCGGGCCCCGCTCTACAAGACGGTGGAGATCAAGGGCATCCAGGTGCGCATGAAGTGGTGCGCGACCTGCCGCTTCTACCGCCCGCCGCGCTGCTCCCACTGCAGCGTCTGCGACAACTGCGTGGAG GAGTTCGACCACCACTGCCCCTGGGTCAACAACTGCATCGGGCGGCGCAACTACCGctacttcttcctcttcctgctgtcGCTCACCACGCACATCATGGGGGTCTTTGGCTTCGGGCTGCTCTACGTGCTCTACCAGGTGGAGGAGCTCTCCGGCGTCCGCATGGCCGTCAC GATGGTGGTGATGTGCGTGGCCGGGCTGTTCTTCATTCCCGTCGCTGGCCTGACGGGGTTCCACGTGGTGCTCGTGGCCAGGGGCCGCACTACCAACGAACAG GTAACGGGCAAGTTCCGTGGGGGTGTCAACCCCTTCACCAACGGCTGCTGTAAGAACGTCAGCCGAGTCCTCTGCAGCTCCCCGGCCCCCAG gtaCCTCGGGCGCCCGAAGGCCGAGCAGACGGTGCTGGTGAGACCCCCCTTCCTGCGGCCCGAGGTGTCGGATGGTCAGATCACCGTCAAGATCATGGACAACGGTATCCAGACAGAGCTGAAGAGGACGAAG TCCAAGGGGAGCCTGGAAGTGACGGAGAGCCAGTCTGCTGACGCCGAGCCGCCACCCCCACCTAAGCCCGACCTCAGCCGCTACACGGGCCTGAGGACACACTTAACCCTGGCCACCACCGAGG ACAGCAGCCTGCTAGGCAAGGACAGCCCCCCGACTCCCACCATGTACAAGTACCGGCCCggctacagcagcagcagcagctcggCGGCCCTGCCCCACTCCACCAGCGCCAAG ctgAGCCGAGTGAACAGCCTGAAGGAGCCCAACTCCATCTGCGAGAGCGGCCACAAGCCCAGCTACCGCTCGGAGCCGAGCCTGGAGCCCGAGAGCTTCCGCTCGCCCACCTTCGGCAAGAGCTTCCACTTCGACCCCCTGTCCAGCGGCTCCCGCTCCTCCAGCCTCAAGTCGGCGCAGGGCACGGGCTTCGAGACGGGCCACCTGCAGTCCATCCGCTCCGAGGGCACCACCTCCACCTCCTACAAGAGCCTGGTGAACCAGACGCGCAACGGCAGCCTCTCCTACGACAGCCTGCTCACGCCCTCCGACAGCCCTGACTTCGAGTCGGTGCAGGCGGGCCCGGAGCCCGACCCGCCCGTGGGCTACACCTCGCCCTTCCTGTCGGCCCGCATCGCCCAGCAGCGAGAGACCGACCTGCACGGCCGCTTCACCGGCGCCGCCTCCCCCAAGCACGCGGCGCCCCGCGAGCCCTCGCCCGTGCGCTATGACAATCTCTCCCGCCACATCGTGGCCTCCATCCAGGAGcgggagaagctgctgcagcagccgcCGGCCCCGGGCCGGGAGGAGGACGCGGGGCTGGCGGACTCGGGCATCCAGTCGACGCCGGCCTCCAGCAACGCCCCCCGCACCAGCTCCTCCTCGGACGATTCGAAGCGCTCGCCGCTGGGCAAGAACCCGCTCAcccgcccggccctgccccgctTCGGGAAGCCCGAGCCCCCCCCGGCGCTGCGGGTGCGCTCGCTGGGCTCCCCCGACCAGCCCGCCGCCCCCCACCTGGGCAAATCCGTGTCTTACAGCAGCCAAAAAACAGCCTCGCAGGCTGGCGGCCCCGAGACGGAGGAGGTGGCCTTGCAGCCCTTACTGGCACCAAA GGACGAGGTGCAGATGAGAACAGCCTACAGCAAGTCCAACGGGCAGCCCAAGAGCCTGGgctcggccccgccgggcccggtGCCCCTCAGCAGCCCCACCCGCGGCGGCGTCAAGAAGGTGTCGGGCGTGGGGGGCACCACCTACGAGATCTCGGTATGA